The proteins below come from a single Rosa rugosa chromosome 2, drRosRugo1.1, whole genome shotgun sequence genomic window:
- the LOC133733312 gene encoding transcription factor RF2b-like, translating into MSTLPQQEPQPPNPMQQHPLPNPNPNPNPNPNPNPNSLLLPRTIGNANTRDAANAAASPDANANVNAISSSENRAAPFTTSAATSSSSSSTSTTTMLGSTTSPIPNNHPFIRSSSAATGGTHHHHSSGSGSGSGTGINHRRAHSEVSFRLPEDLMDLSGPDPFNGAGSSTDDVGSEEDLFSTYIDLDKLQAGSADDNGPNENNGGVGEKRPSRHRHSSSVDASSTSTGVFGEVMEAKKAMPPDKLAELWNLDPKRAKRILANRQSAARSKERKARYIQELERKVQTLQTEATTLSAQLTLFQRDTTGLSTENTELKLRLQAMEQQAQLRDSLNEALKKEVERLKVATGEMMSHSESFNMGMHQMPYNNNPSAYFPITQQQPGPAGHQNMQLPPFNHSQSSMPSNHLHQPNSHTLSDIMQNGPVGQLQGLDISNKMPHLVKSEGPSLSASESSTTF; encoded by the exons ATGTCCACACTTCCACAACAAGAACCACAACCACCAAACCCAATGCAGCAACATCCACtccccaatcccaatcccaatcccaatcccaatcccaaccctaaccctaattcccTTCTTCTTCCCAGAACCATTGGCAATGCCAACACCCGCGACGCTGCCAATGCTGCTGCTTCTCCTGATGCGAATGCGAATGTGAATGCCATCTCCTCCTCCGAGAATCGCGCCGCTCCATTCACCACCAGCGCTGCCacgtcatcctcctcctcctccacctccaCTACAACAATGCTGGGCAGCACCACTTCCCCCATTCCCAACAACCACCCTTTCATCAGGTCCAGCTCCGCTGCCACCGGTGggacccaccaccaccacagcaGCGGCAGCGGCAGCGGCAGCGGCACGGGCATAAACCACAGGAGGGCCCACTCGGAGGTCAGCTTTCGGCTGCCGGAGGACCTCATGGATCTCTCCGGCCCCGATCCCTTCAACGGCGCCGGATCCTCCACCGACGACGTGGGATCCGAGGAGGATCTCTTCTCCACCTACATCGACCTCGACAAGCTCCAGGCCGGCTCCGCTGACGACAATGGGCCCAATGAGAACAACGGCGGCGTCGGAGAGAAGCGGCCGTCGCGGCACAGGCACAGTAGCTCGGTGGATGCGTCGTCCACGTCGACGGGTGTGTTCGGAGAGGTCATGGAGGCCAAGAAGGCAATGCCGCCTGATAAGCTCGCCGAGCTTTGGAATCTTGATCCAAAGCGCGCCAAAAG GATATTAGCAAATCGGCAGTCTGCTGCTCGCTCAAAAGAGAGGAAGGCCCGCTATATACAAGAACTTGAGCGCAAAGTTCAGACCCTTCAAACAGAAGCAACCACTCTTTCTGCCCAACTCACATTATTCCAG AGGGACACAACGGGTCTGAGCACTGAAAACACAGAGCTTAAGCTTCGGTTACAAGCTATGGAACAACAAGCTCAGTTGCGAGATT CTCTAAACGAAGCACTGAAGAAGGAGGTTGAGAGGCTCAAGGTTGCCACAGGGGAGATGATGAGCCATTCAGAATCATTCAACATGGGAATGCACCAAATGCCATACAACAACAACCCGTCCGCTTATTTTCCAATTACACAACAGCAACCAGGACCTGCTGGTCACCAGAACATGCAGTTGCCACCATTCAATCATTCCCAGTCTAGTATGCCCAGTAACCATCTTCATCAGCCAAACTCTCATACTCTTTCAGATATTATGCAGAATGGCCCTGTTGGTCAGTTACAGGGGCTTGACATCAGTAATAAAATGCCACATCTCGTGAAGTCTGAAGGCCCCTCGCTTTCTGCAAGTGAGAGTAGTACCACTTTTTAA